One Natrinema marinum genomic window carries:
- a CDS encoding ABC transporter ATP-binding protein gives MTDYAIEARDVAVTYADGTEAVRGVDLLVDEGEFFGFLGPNGAGKTTMIKTLVTLLRPTAGSVEVNGFDAIADPHSVRATVGYMAQETSIDPELTARENLRFACDAYGVAKADRNDRIDELLELVELTDVAGKVADDFSGGMKKRLDAATALVHRPQLVFLDEPTTGLDPAARNRLWEYFRRINDEGTTVFLTTQYLEEADQLCDRLSVIQRGQVVAEGAPAELKRRVGGEILGVELANPDASERAATVARDEGLFAEGAAVEEIESGIEVTARDARTRGTDLLVALRDAGIDVVGFDVRAPTLDDVFLAVTDERPDASESAEEASTAADATRSESISDGGTVDGDEREGGRTGGER, from the coding sequence GTGACCGACTACGCTATCGAGGCCCGGGACGTGGCGGTGACGTACGCGGACGGGACCGAAGCGGTCCGCGGCGTCGACCTGCTCGTCGACGAGGGGGAGTTCTTCGGCTTTCTCGGCCCGAACGGTGCGGGGAAGACGACGATGATCAAGACGCTGGTGACGCTGTTGCGGCCGACGGCCGGCTCGGTCGAGGTCAACGGGTTCGACGCCATCGCCGACCCACACAGCGTGCGCGCGACGGTCGGCTACATGGCCCAGGAGACGAGCATCGATCCGGAGCTGACGGCCCGCGAGAACCTTCGGTTCGCCTGCGACGCCTACGGCGTGGCGAAAGCGGATCGAAACGACCGGATCGACGAACTGCTCGAGCTCGTCGAACTGACCGACGTGGCGGGCAAGGTCGCCGACGACTTCTCGGGTGGGATGAAGAAACGCCTCGACGCGGCGACCGCGCTGGTCCACCGGCCGCAACTCGTCTTTCTCGACGAGCCGACGACCGGGCTCGATCCGGCGGCGCGAAACCGCCTCTGGGAGTACTTCCGGCGGATCAACGACGAGGGGACGACCGTCTTCCTGACGACGCAGTACTTAGAGGAGGCCGATCAGCTGTGCGATCGGCTGTCGGTCATCCAGCGAGGGCAGGTCGTCGCCGAAGGGGCGCCAGCCGAGTTGAAACGCCGCGTCGGCGGTGAGATCCTCGGCGTCGAGCTGGCGAATCCCGACGCGAGCGAGCGGGCGGCGACGGTGGCACGCGACGAAGGGCTGTTCGCCGAGGGAGCGGCGGTCGAAGAAATCGAGTCGGGAATCGAGGTGACCGCACGCGACGCGCGGACGCGCGGGACGGACTTACTGGTCGCGCTGCGGGACGCCGGCATCGACGTGGTCGGGTTCGACGTTCGCGCCCCGACGCTCGACGACGTGTTCCTCGCCGTGACCGACGAGCGGCCAGACGCATCGGAGAGCGCCGAAGAAGCGTCGACGGCAGCCGACGCAACGCGATCGGAGTCGATCAGCGACGGTGGGACCGTCGACGGCGACGAGCGGGAAGGCGGTCGAACGGGGGGTGAGCGATGA
- a CDS encoding NAD(P)-dependent oxidoreductase: MQLAAFGATGRTGRPLCRQALERGHTVIAHARSPEKLPFADDVTVVEGDVYAGTGVTEAIEGVDAVVSVLGQTAGSPDDLLTVAGDNVLGAMENAGVDRYVTLVGAGDLALGFESIDRADIARFVLDCLEGEEFVRKLPTVGPA, from the coding sequence ATGCAACTCGCCGCTTTCGGGGCGACCGGTCGAACCGGCCGCCCGCTCTGTCGGCAGGCCCTCGAGCGCGGGCACACCGTTATCGCGCACGCGCGCTCGCCTGAGAAGCTGCCGTTCGCCGACGACGTGACCGTCGTCGAGGGCGACGTCTACGCCGGAACTGGCGTCACAGAGGCTATCGAAGGTGTAGACGCGGTCGTCTCCGTGCTCGGACAGACCGCCGGCTCGCCGGACGACCTGCTCACCGTGGCCGGCGACAACGTCCTCGGGGCCATGGAGAACGCCGGCGTCGACCGGTACGTCACCCTCGTCGGTGCCGGCGACCTCGCGCTGGGCTTCGAATCGATCGACCGCGCGGATATCGCGCGGTTCGTCCTCGACTGTCTCGAGGGGGAGGAGTTCGTCCGCAAACTGCCGACGGTGGGCCCCGCGTGA
- a CDS encoding ABC transporter permease: MSAPSVDRHGGGFASDVRVTFVRWTIKSVRNPFVLVVSLIQPIIFLVLFTQVFGGVATGALPGITYETYLVPAIVIQVALVAAATSGIGLVNDIETGMFEKILVSPMNRTAVFLGKTLAEVVRIVAQVAIVLGLGVLLGAEIETGLVGAVAIAGICVVFSVWFTAFSNVLAVVTRDEESTIIGANLLQLPLLFVSSAFLPLPALPEWIQTVATFNPITYGVDAARAVMLGEDTMTVIEVTRFEGMWNTLVPALAVLVGLALVFGSVAVYAIGRAASADVQ, from the coding sequence ATGAGCGCGCCGAGCGTCGACCGCCACGGCGGCGGGTTCGCGAGCGACGTTCGGGTCACGTTCGTCCGGTGGACGATCAAGTCGGTCCGGAACCCGTTCGTGCTCGTCGTCTCGCTGATCCAGCCGATCATCTTCCTCGTCCTGTTCACGCAGGTGTTCGGCGGCGTCGCGACGGGCGCGCTGCCGGGGATCACCTACGAGACGTACCTCGTGCCGGCGATCGTGATCCAGGTGGCGCTGGTCGCGGCCGCGACCTCGGGTATCGGACTGGTCAACGACATCGAGACCGGAATGTTCGAGAAGATCCTCGTGAGTCCGATGAACCGGACCGCGGTCTTCCTCGGAAAGACGCTGGCAGAGGTCGTCCGCATCGTCGCGCAGGTAGCGATCGTGCTGGGACTCGGCGTCTTGCTCGGCGCCGAGATCGAGACCGGACTCGTCGGCGCCGTCGCCATCGCCGGCATCTGCGTCGTATTCTCGGTCTGGTTCACCGCGTTCTCGAACGTGCTGGCCGTCGTCACTCGAGACGAGGAGTCGACGATCATCGGGGCGAACCTGCTGCAGTTGCCCTTGCTGTTCGTCTCGAGCGCGTTCCTCCCGCTGCCGGCGCTCCCGGAGTGGATCCAGACGGTCGCGACGTTCAACCCGATCACTTACGGCGTCGACGCCGCCCGCGCGGTGATGCTCGGCGAGGACACGATGACCGTCATCGAGGTCACGCGGTTCGAGGGGATGTGGAACACGCTCGTCCCCGCGCTGGCTGTGCTCGTGGGGCTCGCGCTGGTGTTTGGCTCGGTGGCCGTCTACGCCATCGGTCGCGCCGCGAGCGCCGACGTGCAGTGA
- a CDS encoding winged helix-turn-helix transcriptional regulator yields the protein MSDERNDDERSNGETSRNGEQAPSGVGTVPGLDAGRSQKTARAIRDRLEPDEQERVERTVAQLLDLLGKAHAMAILSAFAFADGPLRFSELEERLEVPANTLSERLKELVAAGLLRREAYDEVPPRVEYEPTEKGRAAFPAFGHLHAWAIEYDLEPVSE from the coding sequence ATGAGTGACGAGCGGAACGACGACGAGCGATCGAACGGCGAAACCAGCCGAAACGGAGAACAGGCGCCGTCTGGCGTCGGTACTGTTCCGGGTCTAGATGCCGGTCGGTCGCAGAAGACTGCGCGAGCGATTCGCGACCGCCTCGAGCCCGACGAGCAAGAACGGGTCGAACGGACCGTCGCGCAGTTGCTCGACCTCCTCGGGAAAGCCCACGCGATGGCGATCCTCTCGGCGTTTGCCTTTGCCGACGGACCGCTTCGCTTCTCGGAACTCGAGGAGCGCCTCGAGGTGCCGGCGAACACGCTCTCCGAGCGGCTCAAAGAGCTGGTCGCGGCCGGGTTGCTCCGGCGAGAGGCCTACGACGAGGTCCCGCCGCGTGTCGAGTACGAGCCGACCGAGAAGGGGCGGGCGGCGTTTCCGGCCTTTGGCCACCTGCACGCGTGGGCCATCGAGTACGACCTCGAGCCGGTTTCTGAGTGA